In Bacteroidales bacterium, the genomic stretch GTCTTTTGCCGGCAATTCCTTGTTTTGTTGTTGTTTCATTTTTTAATAGATTTAATGCTATTTTTAAGAGAACAGAGTAATTTTGTGCAGCATTTTTATTCCTTTTTCTTGATGCGTC encodes the following:
- a CDS encoding ISAs1 family transposase, which codes for DASRKRNKNAAQNYSVLLKIALNLLKNETTTKQGIAGKRLKADWNNDYLLKVLNIKV